CCGTTCTGCCCGCCTGCGGAGCCGCTCCCGCGCAGGCGCATCCGCCCCGGCGGCAGGTTGATATCGTCGCAGACCACGAGAATATCTCCCCGCTCCACTCCCTCTTTGCGAGCGATCGCGCTCACGGCATCGCCGGAGAGGTTCATGTAGGTCTGGGGCTTGACCAGCATCACGCTCTGTCCCGCGATCGTCCCACGCCCCGTGACCGCCTTGTCGCGGCGGTTGGTCAGCGCGATCCCATGGGCCTTGGCGAGGGCATCGACCAGCTCGAAGCCGATATTGTGCCGTGTCTTGGCATAGGTTGTTCCGGGGTTTCCCAGCCCCACGATCAGTTTCATGTTTACACTATCGCCTGTGGATAACCTGTGGATAAGTGGCACGTTATCCACAGGCTAGTGCTTCACCCCGCTGGCGTCCTTGAGTGCCGCCCCAGTCACCATGACGATCATGATGAGCATCAGTACCCCGAAGTAGATCAGGCTATTGCGGATTTTTTTATCCATGGGCTCTATGCTACCATCTGAGTAAACATTTGGGCTCTGCCTGCGTCTGGGTTTGCAAAGGAAACCCAGCACATGTCACACACACTCTTACCGGTCCAAAAAGATATCGCCTATGGCTCTGATCCCGCGCAGAAGCTCGACATCTACCCTGCCTCGCGCGAGCAGAGCGGGGGGGCGCCGGTGGTGATCTGGGTGCACGGCGGGGGCTGGCGCAACGGCGACAAGGACAATCGTAGCGGCACGGCGCTCTGCAAGACCTGGAGCCAGGAGGGGATTGTCACCGTGAACCTGAACTACCGACTGACTCCTGCGGTGGTGCATCCTGCCCATATCCAGGATATCGCGGCGGGTGTGGCCTGGGTGCAGGGCAATATCGCCAAGCACGGGGGGAACCCACGGCGCCTCTTCTTGCTGGGGCACTCCGCGGGCGCGCACCTCGTGGCCCTAGTGGCGACC
This genomic interval from Armatimonas rosea contains the following:
- the pth gene encoding aminoacyl-tRNA hydrolase — its product is MKLIVGLGNPGTTYAKTRHNIGFELVDALAKAHGIALTNRRDKAVTGRGTIAGQSVMLVKPQTYMNLSGDAVSAIARKEGVERGDILVVCDDINLPPGRMRLRGSGSAGGQNGLKDLIAKLEGDDFPRLRIGVGAPPAAGSEQVNWVLSVFGPQDRKLMDEVLIAAMGAAELWLSEGVLAAANRFNGLTVTLS